From Mytilus edulis chromosome 8, xbMytEdul2.2, whole genome shotgun sequence, one genomic window encodes:
- the LOC139485115 gene encoding uncharacterized protein — protein sequence MEISISDIPEEIHMFILSRLDGQSLVRAKRTCKMWTCLIENLEKFFGIWLMCCLNEIPLFMLNEIMGYNQKKTDHKSLTKSYKQLPWIFWREIYAEYKRAFTIEWAKMKMADLYYDQAHSVVTSLAIKDGKLLTGHEDGSVFCWKNVAVEGLDLKLVHKHQRRVTCMAVTTTCTDVSELLSSKCHMLVVTGSQDYGVFVSDMTKPNSTELDYYNLQINSVSCFGPYITSVANGSFVQGQSVWHVSTEGSLTVTQESKLEPPDNYSNPVHVALTEDRVFVVEENGGLYRWTWNDGIPNKSVVITNLSCPVKSLICKEECLVCLLENGELEVTDSRRSYHRKWNIYELLQRQPESMAWRGPLFALGTKGGVVYMYLVKDIEDMKSLDLTKPAARLTVEADHVNHIAIGDDGSSPLVAIATEQLHLSLFKFIK from the exons atggaGATATCTATATCAGACATTCCAGAGGAAATTCACATGTTTATCCTGAGTCGCTTGGATGGGCAATCACTGGTCAGAGCCAAAAGGACATGTAAAATGTGGACTTGTCTTATTGAAAATTTGGAGAAATTCTTTGGTATTTGGCTAATGTGTTGTTTAAATGAGATACCATTGTTTATGTTAAATGAAATAATGGGATATAATCAAAAGAAAACTGATCACAAAAGTCTAACAAAGTCATATAAACAGTTGCCGTGGATATTTTGGAGAGAGATTTATGCTGAGTATAAGAGAGCGTTTACCATTGAGTGGGCTAAGATGAAGATGGCTGATTTGTATTATGATCAAGCTCACAGTGTGGTAACTTCATTAGCTATTAAAG ATGGTAAATTGTTAACAGGACATGAAGATGGTAGTGTGTTCTGTTGGAAGAATGTTGCAGTGGAAGGTCTGGATTTGAAACTTGTCCATAAACATCAGAGGAGGGTAACTTGTATGGCTGTCACCACAACAT GTACAGATGTATCAGAACTTTTGTCCAGTAAATGTCATATGTTAGTAGTGACAGGGTCACAAGATTATGGTGTGTTTGTATCTGACATGACTAAGCCAAATTCTACAGAACTAGACTACTACAATCTACAAATTAACTCAGTAAG CTGTTTTGGTCCATACATTACCTCAGTGGCTAATGGTAGCTTTGTACAAGGTCAGTCAGTGTGGCATGTATCAACTGAAGGCAGTCTGACAGTAACCCAGGAAAGTAAATTAGAACCACCAGATAACTATTCTAATCCTGTACATGTAGCGTTAACAGAGGATAGG gTATTTGTAGTTGAAGAAAATGGCGGATTATATAGATGGACTTGGAATGATGGGATACCAAACAAATCTGTTGTCATAACAAATCTCTCTTGTCCTGTTAAATCTCTTATCTGTAAAGAAGAATGTCTCGTTTGTCTCCTGG AAAATGGTGAATTAGAAGTCACAGATAGTAGACGTAGTTACCATAGAAAGTGgaatatttatgaattattacaGAGACAGCCAGAAAGTATGGCATGGAGAGGACCTTTATTTGCACTGGGGACTAAAGGAG GAGTGGTATATATGTATTTAGTTAAAGACATTGAAGACATGAAAAGTTTAGATCTCACAAAACCTGCAGCAAGATTAACAGTAGAAGCTGATCATGTCAATCATATTGCCATAGGAGATGATGGATCTAGTCCTCTGGTAGCCATAGCAACAGAACAATTACATTTATCactgtttaaatttataaaatga